The nucleotide sequence CACGATCTTCGCAACGTTCGTCGTCACGCTCCGCGGAGTGCCGGCGCTCCCGGCCGGGCTCGTGACCGGCGTCGCGGACTACGCCGCTATCGCGATCCACGCCGCCGCGGGCGGGTGGGACGACATCGGGTCGATCGCCGTCGCTTTCGCCCTGGCGGCCGCGGCCACCGGGAGCGCGATCCGGGGCCATCACCGGTATTGGGACGAACTGCGCAAGCGGACCCAGGACGCGGTCGCGACCCGCGAAGCGGAAGCCGAACGCCGTGTCGCCGAGGAGCGGGTCCGGATCGCCCGCGACCTGCACGACGTCCTCGGCCACGAGGTGGCGCTGGTGAGCATGCACCTTGGCGCCGCCGAGGTGCACCTGCCCGAAGGGGCGCAAGCCGCGCGCGCCGACCTCGCCGCGGCACGTGCCGGGGTGCAGGCGGTGCTCCGCGAGACACAACAGGTGCTGGCCGCGCTGCGGGTCAGCGGCGATGATCCCGGCACGGCCCCGGCGGCGGACTACGGGCGGATCACCGAGCTCGTCGAGTCGGCCCGCGCCGCGGGCCTCGACGTCGACGCGGCCGTCGACACCGCGCCCGCGGGCCTTCCCCACACCGTCGGCACCGCCGCCTACCGCATCGTCCAGGAAGCGCTGACCAACGCCCAGCGCCACGGCGACGGCACCGTCTCGCTCCGGGTCGCGGCGGAACCCGGCGCGGTCACGATCGAAGCCGTCAACGTCAGCGCCCCGCGCGAAGCTCCGTCCCGCCGGGGCTACGGTCTCGTCGGCATGCGCGAACGGGCCGCGTCCGTCGGCGGCCGGCTCGAAGTCCGGGAAGAGGGCCAGTTGTTCTGGATCCGCGCTGTTCTCGACCTGGGCGCGGAGGGCGTCCGATGATCCGGGTGATGATCGTCGACGACCAGGAGATGATCCGGGTCGGCCTGCGCACCATGCTCGAGGCGCATCCGGACATCGAGGTGGCCGCCGAGGCCGGTGACGGACTCCTCGCGCTGCGGCTGCTGGCGAAGACACCGGTCGACGTCGTCCTGATGGACATCCGGATGCCCGGCATCGACGGGGTGGAGACCACCCGCCGCATCCGCCGTGGCCACCCGGCCGAGGAAGTGCGCATCGTCGTGCTCACCACGTTCGACCACGACGAGAACGTGTTCGCCGCACTGCGGGCCGGCGCGAACGGTTTCCTCGGCAAGGGCGTCGGTCCCGCCGAGCTCACCACCAGCATCCTCGAAGTCGCCGCCGGCGGTGGAGCGCTCACCCCCGCCGCCACCGCGGCCCTCATCGACCATGTGGCGCGCGACGCCGGCTCACGACCGGAGCCGGAGATCGCGCGGCTGTTCGAAACCCTGACACCCCGGGAACTGGAGATCGTCGAAGCGGTCGTGTCCGGTTTGGACAACGCTGAAATCGCGGCGCTGATGTCCGTCTCGCCGTTCACGGTCAAGACCCACGCCAACCGGGCCATGACCAAGGTCGGTGCCCGGGACCGCGCCCAGCTGGTGACGCTCGCCTTCCGCGCGGGCATCCGCCCCTGAACCGGCGGCGCACTTGCTCACAAGATCGCTGCGCGGGTTTCGCCACGCCGACGTCGCGTCAGGTGTTTTGACGCTGACGTTCCAGGCCGAGCCGACGGTCGGAGCCGTTCAGTTGATGGACGTCAGGGCCAGGGTTACCGGCATAGAGCTCGGATATCTCACCCGCGTACTTCTCGGTGACGTTCCGACGCTTGAGTTTCAGCGTGGAAGTCAATTCGTCACTGCTGGCTTCCCAGTACACGGGCAGCACCCGGAAGCGTTTGACCTGTTCCACACGGGACAGTTGACGGTTCCCCTCCGCCAGGTCCGCCGCGATCGCCTCGATCAGGCGCGGTGAGCGGGCCAGCGCCTCCGGCACCGGGTTCAGCCCGTGCTCCGCGGCGTAGGCCGCGGCGGCCGTCCGGTCGAGGACGATCAGCGCGGTGAGGTACGGGCGTTGGTCGCCGACCGCGACCACGGTGCCGATTAGCGGGCTTGCGGCCTCGATGGCGCTTTCGACGGCCGCGGGGGCGATGTTCTTCCCCGCCTCGGTGATGATCAGGTCCTTCTTTCGATCGACGATGCGGAGATGCCCGTCTCGGTCGACGCTCACGATGTCGCCGGTGTGGAGCCAGCCCGTGCTGTCAATGGCGTCGTGGGTCGCGCCGGGGTCGTTCCGGTAGCCCCTCATCACGTCGGTCCTCGCACCAGAAGCTCACCGTCGTCGGCGTGCTGTGCGGTCAAACCGGGCAGGAGCTTGCCAACGGCGCCGAATCGTGCAGTGCCGGGCGCGCTGACCGCCCCGAAGCAACTCAACTCCGACATACCCCAGCCTTCGCAGATCGGGACTCCCAGAGCCGCGAAGAACTTCACCGTCTCGACGGCCACCGGCGCGGCACCGCACACCGCCCATCTCGTCTGATCGAGACCCAAGGCGGTGCGTAACCCGGACAGCACCGTGGCATCGACTTCGGCGTGCTCCGCGGCGAGGTCGTCATCGACCGGCCTTCCGGTCTGGATGAGCTCGCTGCGACGCTCTCCGATCTCCAGCGCGTGGCGGATCTCCTCGCGGCGGGGGTCGGCATCGACGGATCGTTCGATCGCCTGCTTGAGTTTGGCCCACACCCTCGGCACGGCTCCCCAGACGGTCGGTCGGCAATCCGGCAGGGCCTGCGAGATCGTGTTCAGATCCGGTACAACCGTGATTTGGGTGCCGAAGATTTCCTGGGCATACAAGCACAAGAAGCGGTCTGCGATGTGCGCCGATGGAAGATATGAGGTCGTCCGGTCACCGAACCGGAAATCCAGGACCTGTGCAACACCTGCGGCCTGCGCCAGCACGTTGGCGTGGGTGATCTCGACGCCTTTCGGCTTGCCTGTCGTCCCTGAGGTGTAGATCAGTGTCAGGACATTGTCGGGCAGAACCGCACGCCAGGCCGTCTCGAAGTCGAAAGAGGTGTCGGCTGCGCCTCGGCCGCACAGATCATTCAAACTCAGGGTGTGGTCCGCCTGCCCATCCACCACGATGACGTGTTCAATAGGGGCACCCGATTCACGAATGATTTCCACGAAACGCTCTTCGCACACCACCACGGTGCACTCCGAGTTACGCAAGAGCTGTCCTATCTGGCTCGCTGCGAGGGTGTTGTACACGGAGAACGGGATCGCCCCGAGGTGCTGGGCGGCAAGGTCGACGGGATAGAACTCGATCCGGTTCGCCATCATCAGGGCGACCGCGTCACCTCGCCGAACACCGAGGCCGGCGAGCCCGGCGGCGAGGAATCGCACCTGTTCGCCAAGCTTTCGCCAGCTCAGCTCTTGGGTCGCACCAACCGTGCGGATGGCGACAGCATCCGGTTCAACGGTGGCGATTCGCTGAAATGCCTCGCACAGGGTCGCGGGGGCGGAAATGATCCGTCCGTGGCCGAATACCATCGTCGTTGTCTCCACTCTGAGCTCGAACCGCGCCATCGAGAAATGCGGACGGCTGATGGGAATACTAGAGTGCGACCTGGCTCCGGTCATCGGTTGTGCGACCGAATTTCGACCGTGCTCGTTGTGATCGGATCACAGTCCGGCGCTGAACCCGCCTAGTAGGCTGATAGCGATCAACAGCTCCTGCACCTGCGCAAGCCGGCGAAGATCGTACCCGGTGCGTTCCTCGACGCGAGCGAGCCGATGGTGTGCTGTGTTGACGTGGATGCCCAGGGCCTGAGCGGCGGCTTTCACGTTGAGGTCGGTGCGGACGTAGCAGAGCACCGTCTCGGTCAGGGTCGCGCCGGCATGCAGATCCTCCGTCACGAACGTGCGTACCCGCGTCGGGATGAGCCGCGCGACCGTGTCGTCGGCGTGAAGTGTCAGGTATTCGAACGCGGTGAGTTCGGCCAGTGCGGCGACGCCGCCCGGCTTCGGCAAGGTGCCCAGCGCCGCGGTCGCCTCACGGTAGGCCTTCGGCGTGCCCGCAGTCGTGTCATGGGTCGTGCTGATCCCGATCGCGAGCCTGATGCCTTGCTCGGCAAGTGTCCGCCACGCGGCTCTGACCGGCCCGCTCGGCGGATCGCCACCAGCCGTGGGCAGCGACCGCACGATGACGATCTCGTCCTGCCGCACGACGGCCAGCGACCGTACCGGATCACCGAGAGCACGAGCCAGAGCCGACACGGCAGACCGAAGCGCGTACTGATCGGCCATCGCCGTGACCGGAACCGCTACCAGCACCTGGCGCTGTGCGTCCGGAGCCAGCCCAGCCTCCCGGGCGGCGGCAAGCCGCGGGCCGGGCCCGGGCTCGTGGCCCGCGAGCAGGTCTTCAAGCAGGTCCCGACGCGCCCGGTCTCCCTCCAGAGCCAGCACCTGCTCGGTGTCGAGGTACACCTGCGCGGCCATGGTGCTGGCCCGGTTGACGAACTCCAACACGAGGCCTGCGGCGGCCGGGGCGACGTCGTGTCCGCCAGACCTGCCCGCTGTCCATTTCGCGATCGCGCCCCACATGACACGGTGCGTGATGCGGATCGCGTGCATGAAGTCGGCCAAGGACATGCCCTGACGCGCACGCTGGGCAGCGTGCGTGTGGACGAACGCGACGTCGCCGTCATCGGCGGGACGACCACTTGCCAGACTGACACGAGAGCCTCGTGAGCCTTCGTGACATGGTCGGTCACGTTGGCCAGCAGGGCGTTGTCGTCGATCGCCGCATAGCCGGCGATCTCGGCGCGGATCGTCTGAACGTTCACGGTGGCCAGCGCACGTCGCCGTCTTCTGATCATTTCGGCTACCTGCTGCAGAGTGACCGCGTGCTCGGGCGTGGACGCCACGAACGGCAGCATAGCCAGCGACGGTGGTCAACGCACAACACCACAGAGCCGAGTCGACGCCCGACCCGGCCCCGGCGCACTCGACGCACCTAAAGCCGACTGAGTCGGCTTTCCAAGCA is from Amycolatopsis mediterranei and encodes:
- a CDS encoding sensor histidine kinase → MPTRSRTDVWARSPMVLRRPRVFEAAALVAIGLGVIVDAVSSVTHALPHPLVRYAALVLVCLGVTASRRYPWPGLATTLAGPLLAALLGADPLPTWTFTIFATFVVTLRGVPALPAGLVTGVADYAAIAIHAAAGGWDDIGSIAVAFALAAAATGSAIRGHHRYWDELRKRTQDAVATREAEAERRVAEERVRIARDLHDVLGHEVALVSMHLGAAEVHLPEGAQAARADLAAARAGVQAVLRETQQVLAALRVSGDDPGTAPAADYGRITELVESARAAGLDVDAAVDTAPAGLPHTVGTAAYRIVQEALTNAQRHGDGTVSLRVAAEPGAVTIEAVNVSAPREAPSRRGYGLVGMRERAASVGGRLEVREEGQLFWIRAVLDLGAEGVR
- a CDS encoding response regulator transcription factor, whose translation is MIRVMIVDDQEMIRVGLRTMLEAHPDIEVAAEAGDGLLALRLLAKTPVDVVLMDIRMPGIDGVETTRRIRRGHPAEEVRIVVLTTFDHDENVFAALRAGANGFLGKGVGPAELTTSILEVAAGGGALTPAATAALIDHVARDAGSRPEPEIARLFETLTPRELEIVEAVVSGLDNAEIAALMSVSPFTVKTHANRAMTKVGARDRAQLVTLAFRAGIRP
- a CDS encoding AMP-binding protein, translated to MRGYRNDPGATHDAIDSTGWLHTGDIVSVDRDGHLRIVDRKKDLIITEAGKNIAPAAVESAIEAASPLIGTVVAVGDQRPYLTALIVLDRTAAAAYAAEHGLNPVPEALARSPRLIEAIAADLAEGNRQLSRVEQVKRFRVLPVYWEASSDELTSTLKLKRRNVTEKYAGEISELYAGNPGPDVHQLNGSDRRLGLERQRQNT
- a CDS encoding AMP-binding protein; this translates as MARFELRVETTTMVFGHGRIISAPATLCEAFQRIATVEPDAVAIRTVGATQELSWRKLGEQVRFLAAGLAGLGVRRGDAVALMMANRIEFYPVDLAAQHLGAIPFSVYNTLAASQIGQLLRNSECTVVVCEERFVEIIRESGAPIEHVIVVDGQADHTLSLNDLCGRGAADTSFDFETAWRAVLPDNVLTLIYTSGTTGKPKGVEITHANVLAQAAGVAQVLDFRFGDRTTSYLPSAHIADRFLCLYAQEIFGTQITVVPDLNTISQALPDCRPTVWGAVPRVWAKLKQAIERSVDADPRREEIRHALEIGERRSELIQTGRPVDDDLAAEHAEVDATVLSGLRTALGLDQTRWAVCGAAPVAVETVKFFAALGVPICEGWGMSELSCFGAVSAPGTARFGAVGKLLPGLTAQHADDGELLVRGPT
- a CDS encoding PucR family transcriptional regulator, yielding MSLADFMHAIRITHRVMWGAIAKWTAGRSGGHDVAPAAAGLVLEFVNRASTMAAQVYLDTEQVLALEGDRARRDLLEDLLAGHEPGPGPRLAAAREAGLAPDAQRQVLVAVPVTAMADQYALRSAVSALARALGDPVRSLAVVRQDEIVIVRSLPTAGGDPPSGPVRAAWRTLAEQGIRLAIGISTTHDTTAGTPKAYREATAALGTLPKPGGVAALAELTAFEYLTLHADDTVARLIPTRVRTFVTEDLHAGATLTETVLCYVRTDLNVKAAAQALGIHVNTAHHRLARVEERTGYDLRRLAQVQELLIAISLLGGFSAGL